In a genomic window of Deinococcus metalli:
- a CDS encoding G8 domain-containing protein — MRLPRRLPLALTLCTLLLSCGGGGAETGTPPGTPPTAPAPTATLPTANWSDPATWGGAVPAAGASVTLPAGKRVMLDVSPPALAGLTIPAGSALEFAEQDLTLTSEWIMVHGELRVGSEAAPFQHAADLILTDTTPGENVMGMGDRVLGVMDGTLELHGQPRLPWTRLAATASAGTSTLTLERAPDWAPGSTLTLASTDFDPGQTEAVVVQRVSGAQVTLATPLKYTHWAQTTTLGGKTLVERAEVGLLTRNVRVAASEDAAQSHLGADVMVMGSGAARIEGTEFTRVGQVNTLRRYPVHFHRLGSAPASYVRGNSIHQSFNRCVVVHGTSDLRVQDNVTYDNVGHCIFLEDGDETGNTISGNLVTLVRRPDKDLGQTPLLDSDQSPAGYWISHPANTVRGNVAAGVEGSGFWLAFPEHPTGLAAASGQTTWNRRTPLGEFSGNVAHSGDRGLNVDDGPQADGSHTETTYYMPRVTPADEQSAPAPATFTAFTAYKQRDQGAWLRGEHLTLSGAALADNAVGATFAADQTAMTGSLLVGETANVGKAQPWEKTGAGGRSLPRPWDATFPIRGYQFYDGRVRIQDTAIAGFRPDGVRQASGLGYLTENAFPIDPQNAAQGVTWLDDSVRVYLPPAQPDRDGDAAATFLDVDGSVTGTAGRTVTGSAILQDAPDCAARPAWGASVCGGQYARLWMQDVTDGHIGPVGVGNARGAAQTLVGVPDDHTSFSTSVRVGERYTLTPAGSSTHLRVGIDGRQPGDVVQLSLPVSAAPAVYRDWWIDDRNRLKAVPLTSLNATTGDSYALDGGRLYLKLVVRPGETYAEAEICAAALCQ, encoded by the coding sequence ATGCGTCTGCCCCGCCGCCTGCCCCTCGCCCTGACCCTGTGCACGCTGCTCCTCAGCTGCGGCGGCGGGGGCGCCGAGACCGGGACGCCGCCTGGCACGCCGCCGACCGCTCCGGCTCCCACCGCGACCCTGCCCACGGCGAACTGGAGCGATCCGGCCACGTGGGGCGGCGCGGTCCCGGCCGCCGGCGCCAGCGTCACCCTGCCCGCCGGCAAGCGCGTGATGCTGGACGTGTCGCCGCCCGCGCTGGCGGGCCTGACCATCCCGGCCGGCAGCGCCCTGGAGTTCGCGGAACAGGACCTGACGCTCACCAGCGAGTGGATCATGGTGCACGGCGAGCTGCGCGTCGGCAGCGAGGCCGCGCCCTTCCAGCACGCCGCCGACCTCATCCTGACCGACACCACGCCCGGCGAGAACGTCATGGGCATGGGTGACCGCGTGCTGGGCGTGATGGACGGCACGCTGGAACTGCACGGCCAGCCGCGGCTGCCGTGGACGCGCCTGGCCGCCACCGCGAGCGCCGGCACCTCGACCCTGACGCTGGAACGCGCGCCGGACTGGGCGCCCGGCAGCACGCTGACCCTTGCCAGCACCGACTTCGACCCGGGGCAGACCGAGGCGGTGGTCGTGCAGCGCGTCAGCGGCGCGCAGGTCACGCTCGCCACGCCCCTGAAGTACACCCACTGGGCGCAGACGACCACCCTGGGCGGCAAGACCCTGGTCGAGCGGGCCGAGGTCGGCCTGCTGACCCGCAACGTCCGCGTCGCCGCCAGCGAGGACGCCGCGCAGTCGCACTTGGGCGCGGACGTGATGGTGATGGGCAGCGGCGCGGCGCGCATCGAGGGCACCGAGTTCACGCGGGTCGGGCAGGTGAACACGCTGCGGCGCTATCCGGTGCACTTCCACCGGCTGGGCAGCGCGCCCGCGTCGTACGTGCGGGGCAACTCCATCCACCAGTCGTTCAACCGCTGCGTGGTCGTGCACGGCACCAGTGACCTGCGCGTGCAAGACAACGTGACCTACGACAATGTCGGCCACTGCATCTTCCTGGAGGACGGCGACGAGACCGGGAACACCATCAGCGGCAACCTCGTGACCCTGGTGCGCCGCCCGGACAAGGACCTGGGCCAGACGCCCCTGCTGGACAGCGACCAGAGCCCCGCCGGCTACTGGATCAGCCACCCGGCCAATACCGTGCGTGGCAACGTCGCAGCCGGCGTGGAGGGCAGCGGCTTCTGGCTGGCCTTCCCGGAGCACCCGACCGGACTCGCGGCCGCCAGCGGGCAGACCACGTGGAACCGCCGCACGCCGCTGGGCGAGTTCAGCGGCAACGTGGCGCACAGCGGTGACCGCGGCCTGAACGTGGACGACGGCCCGCAGGCCGACGGCAGCCATACCGAGACCACGTACTACATGCCGCGTGTGACGCCCGCCGACGAGCAGTCCGCGCCCGCCCCGGCCACCTTCACGGCCTTCACCGCGTACAAGCAGCGCGACCAGGGCGCGTGGCTGCGCGGCGAGCACCTGACGCTCTCCGGCGCGGCGCTGGCCGACAACGCGGTCGGCGCGACCTTCGCCGCCGACCAGACCGCCATGACCGGCTCGCTGCTGGTGGGCGAGACCGCCAACGTGGGCAAGGCGCAGCCGTGGGAGAAGACCGGCGCGGGCGGCCGCAGCCTGCCGCGCCCGTGGGACGCGACCTTTCCCATCCGTGGCTACCAGTTCTACGACGGCCGTGTCCGCATCCAGGACACCGCCATCGCCGGCTTCCGCCCGGACGGCGTGCGGCAGGCCAGCGGCCTGGGATACCTCACGGAGAACGCCTTCCCGATCGACCCGCAGAACGCCGCGCAGGGCGTGACGTGGCTGGACGACAGCGTGCGCGTGTACCTGCCGCCCGCCCAGCCGGACCGGGACGGCGACGCGGCCGCCACCTTCCTCGACGTGGACGGCAGCGTGACCGGCACGGCCGGGCGCACCGTGACGGGCAGCGCGATCCTGCAGGACGCCCCGGACTGCGCGGCGCGGCCCGCGTGGGGCGCCAGCGTGTGCGGCGGCCAGTACGCCCGGCTGTGGATGCAGGACGTCACGGACGGCCACATCGGGCCGGTGGGGGTCGGCAACGCGCGCGGAGCCGCCCAGACGCTGGTGGGCGTGCCGGACGACCACACATCCTTCTCGACCAGCGTGCGCGTGGGCGAGCGCTACACCCTGACGCCCGCCGGATCGAGCACGCACCTGCGTGTGGGCATCGACGGCCGCCAGCCCGGCGACGTGGTCCAGCTCAGCCTTCCCGTGAGCGCCGCGCCCGCGGTCTACCGCGACTGGTGGATCGATGACCGCAACCGCCTGAAGGCCGTGCCCCTGACCAGCCTGAATGCCACGACCGGCGACAGCTACGCCCTGGACGGCGGGCGGCTGTACCTCAAGCTGGTCGTGCGCCCCGGCGAGACCTACGCCGAGGCCGAGATCTGCGCCGCCGCCCTGTGTCAGTAA